The Juglans regia cultivar Chandler chromosome 6, Walnut 2.0, whole genome shotgun sequence genome contains the following window.
AATGTCTGTAAGTGATCAATAAAGTGATACAACTAAGCTATTGAAAAATCTCTGgaagtgtgaaattttaaataCCGAGCCGTATTAGCTGATATTTACCGTGTCGGAATAGTGACCAATATAAggaatgtatgtgttttgtaccAGGTTGAATATTGGTACCGGTGCGTTTCGGTCAATACCGGCCTATTTTGATGTACTGGCCAAAATTAgtggatttttgtaattaatataaaaattctaactttttcataaattttactcaaattttcacatttgaagattatttttttaatttttttaatcccaTTTTCTCAAGGATTGAAAATCAAATTCTTACTTCCGTTTTTGTGACAAAGATgagtgattattattttttaaataattagattgagaatttagaagtattattaagttttataaatatgtgttttaactttttaagacttgcattgatgttattttgaaatataatttatacatatataattatttattatatatagactatctcgaaacggtactaatactgaaatatttcgttccagtgcctttaACTAAAATGGCCAccgaaatgatatttaaaactttggtAGAGACCCATTAAAGATCCACAAAATTGAACTTAGGTACTATATATTGGTCGTGGTCTCCACTCCAAGTCATTCTTGACTCTACGCATCCTATACACCACTAatgtaaatataatatagatattAGTTTAGCTTGTAGTGACAGCATCAATTTGCAAGGCTTAATGCAGTAAAACTTCGATCACACTCATATATTACTTCTGTCAGAATCAACGCTGCCTTTCAAGTCACGGACCACCCTGGTTTGCATATGGAAATTCAAAGACCCCTCACAAACGTGACATTTGAATATTGACTGCTTTctaccagagagagagagagagagagagagagagagataagtaaAATACAATGATTAGtataatattctatatatgtttTCCTCTGTTGGGTTCAAACAAATTTCCATTCTCTCATCAAAATATCTCccatctcatataattttctTGCAATCTGGGATATAGATACTATAATACTACTTGCTTAACCCCTCTCAAATTATATCTACTGCTTATCGAGCCGGTGAAAACAGTTTATTGGGATACCCTTTGATCATGTCCTCCttcactttcattttatttacgTACGCAAGTTTCACAAGTGTGTTCATGCCGCAGCAACCACAGTAAAAAACACCCGTGGACCGGAGCAGGGAGACACAGAACAATCAAGTGGCTTCAGTGCTCCAGATCCACGCTTCTCTTTGTAATCGTCACTTCTAATGTGTTTGTCACGGCACTCGGCACTGCAAAATGCTTTTTCTCCCCTACAAAAGGTCCATAAATGTTTTATCAGTGGGAATTTCATGTAGGGTGGATTGAGAAGGtgttaaaataaagagtaatgctacatgtagTCGTGGAGGGAGCAAGCGCCgcgcagtcactttgaaaaagagtaaggtccactattaaaaaactatttttttttttcacgtggatctcgtatttattcacttttttcaaagcgattgcacaaTGCTTGCGcattcacgactgcaactattatCTCCTAAAAGATCTCCAGCTTTGAATTGTAGACCAAAAACTCACGAGATTCAAGACCACAAACAGAACCAAACAAGGCCATTCCAACATCACAAAATATCTCCAAGAAACAGATGGGGAAGTAGAAAGGTCTGCCAACATGTGAACCACATAACACACTAGTGGGGTTTAGCACTCACTCATCTGCGGTCCCACCCTCTCAAATCTAGAGACAAAAGGTCAACCTATAACTACAGTCTCTTAGACTAccaaagatttgaaattagaTAAATGCATGCCGCAGGTACAATATAAGAGAATGCAAACCCAAaggaaagattaaaaatatgaaCCATAATCCAGTGACAAGTTAGGATTTTAAACAGTTCATGAGACCCATAACCACGTAACAGGAAAAAGCATTAATCCATCATTCGCTTACAAAGAATACGCTTAATGGTTCCTTTCTTACATCAGAGATGTGGTGAATGGTTATAATAATACTCAATTCCAGTACTCATTTGTGAGAGAATATTATGTCCTCAGCACttgataaaaatagattatgGAATTTGGAAGTGTGAAAAAAGGAAACACTAGTCATCCTAAACCTGAGGTTCATCTAAAAATGCTAGCATAAATCACAACTGGATTGGTcataattttgagaaataataggaTTATGTTGTCATGCAAAGGACAAGAGAAAACCATCTCCTTCCACCTTGACTGCATTGTATGTTTTGCtatttggacaaaatctaactTCCTTAATATTTTCTCCTAAGGGATTTTACTTGGTCCTATTCCTCAAAGAAATTGGCCCTTGACTTAAGCTGTCAGAATATCATCATATAGCACCACATCTTGCTTGTTTCTTGTGAGTGCTGTCCTGAACTGTTAATTAGAATGTTACTATACTTTAGTTCCATACTGACCTTTCTATAGCAGCATCACAGCCATGGGGACTGCAGAATCTACATCAACACATAACCCATAATGTTCAATTTGTTTGCCCAAAATAAGAGAAGCACGTTTAGTAGTAATGATCATGCTTGCTCCAATGACAAATGTGCAGCATAGAAGAAACATTCTCTAGCTATAATATAACTCTTTTCTAGATCTGCAAGTGCTGCCATACATATGGAACCTAAGCTCCAAAGTCAGGTATGGACTAAAATGCTGATTTTGCCTAGCATGCTAATATATTTACTTGTAGAAAGATTTCTGTTAAAAGTATCAGCAGAACGCCTAGGCTAGAACTTAAATAAATCAGCCAGGTCAAGCTGTATAAAGACTCAAACCTTCCGGACGATAAGAAACCTATATATGttcaattaataatatcatcAGTCAAACAAGTCTCGGACAAATTATCACAGACATAAAGGTTTCTGTTTCTAGTATGCACCTTTGATCAGACTAGTGACAAAGATCGCAAAGAATTACAAAACCCTGCAAGAACCTGTACTGAAAGACAAGACTTCAAAGGTAAAccaaaactttattttaaatcagaCCCCCCATTTTGTTCCAAAGATAAACAAATTTTGTCATATAACAAGTACCAATTAACTAATTTACTTATCAATCATCTTCGAACGACTATGAAACCAAAAGAACATATAAATCCACAAGATCTGGCCATATCCTTTCACCCTTCTAAACAAATCCAAACTTCAAATGCGGAAAATCATTCCAAACACAAACTTTCACATACGACTACAAGTCTATATCAACAGACAACCAAACAATAACCAGAGTTCCAAATTCGCGTATACTCAATCCACTGTGAGTCATACACCAAAAAAGAATTGAAGGAGCTAACTTTTAAGCCAAATCAGACTCCGAGTCGAGGCCCACAACATAATCCAAGATTTACACATCTCACAGATCATTAGCAATTCCAACCAACCAAAAAtattaagtttaaaaccaaGGACCAATATAAAACACCATAAACTCTTACGTTTTCGTTACCTGTACATGAATATGTCCAGACCATGGAGCTGTTTCTTGCAAAGATAACAAGTACTAAGAAAATCAGCAGTCCAGAATTCCCTCTCGAACTCATCAACATTCACGGGAGAAGCAGAGAACATTCTTACCCCACGACCACTCACCACACAAGTAGCACCGCAACAATCACCAACAACCGCATCAAGCTTATCATCGAAATAAATGCGTTTCTCAACAAAATTGCTCCCCAAATGCGATATCACGCAAGTGTAGCTCTCAGACATCTCATCCACGTCCCCACCTCTCTCCCCATCATTCAGCGGACCTCTGAAGTTGGCAGCTGCCTTCGCAGACGACACGATTGGGATCGGTGCCGATCTCGGCGACACCACCGCAAAATTATCCGGAGCTTTCGGGCTCAAATCGGTCATGGCAGCCACTATGCCAAGCCCAACCACGCCCCCCTGGAATATCCTAGGAGATTTGGAGGGATTTGGAGACTTATCTACGGCAAACGACTCTGAGAGAGTGGTGAAAAGGGAAAGATTGATGGTGGGTCTCTTTTTTCCTGGTAAATTATCCATTTTCTGGGGAAATTGCAGCTTGGTATTCCCCAAAATTCAATCCTTTGCTCAGGAAAACTTGAGCTTAAAGAAACTTCTGCGAAAGAAGAGAAGTGGCAGAGTTCTGACTCTTTTCCCGTTTAGGAAACATTAACATATTGCACAGATTTcatcagaaagagagagatacttcAGCTCAATTCAGATGATTGATGTAGAAGCAAGTAGAGGGCCTGGTTTtttgcgagagagagagagagagaccagctTTCAGCTCTCCTCTGGTCTCTAACGCCTGTGTTTTTTCAGGGGTTGAATATATACAGTTTATTgtaataataattgttttttttttttttgttataaaaaaaaaaaaagttgcttcTTTTTTGGTAATAACAGTACAAAATAATTGCTCGCATGAATATTCgttttccttccttttcctttttcttcttaaaattggGCTATTGGCCCCATTACTAATAAATGATGTTGCTTTCAAGTTCTACATTCTTTTCCAATTATTATACACTAATTTTTCTAAACAACACACCATTTAAGAGTTTTTCTAACAACTATTGTCTTCCTTTTAGTGGGATAAGGTATCTTAAGGTtacgtttagatattgagatcaTTTTAGAGATGATCTCAtatgatctataaataataaaaaataataaaaaataatttataaataatagtgaagtagtATGATGACTACTTCATGTACCAAACACagctttagaattttttttattttttatttttaattttagatttaaaacaAGAGAGATAGAGCATGTAAAATAACGCGTATAATTCTCTATCTGTTTTTAAGATAACATTAAATGCTCGATAAAtaatgtaaaatagattttgtatgtctatctttattattttaaattgcaaaatacatacataaacatttaatatttaaattatggtGTATATCCCAAGTTGTTATACCACATTAATTGTTGCACCAAAAATTTGGCAAATTCCAAATAATATgccacaaaatatattatacaaaaaaaaaaaaaaaaaatcccttgtCGTTCAATAGCATGCTCCAAATTGGGACCATGtgagttataaattaataaattagagagGTGATACAATCACCTCAAATTGGATGttctatttttatctttcaatctAATTAGTATAGTCCTTTCAAAGTGGGAAATGGAAATATATGAACTTTTCCCAAGGAATAACAACATTAGTTTACCTTGGCTGGCAATTGAaccacaaaatctcaaatcctaaaataattactttggaTTGGAATTTGGAGCTATAAGAATGAATTTCAAGCACACTCTAAAATAACTATTCTATTTTGTAAATGATATCTCTGTCATGTTGTTAAAAGTTTTAGAAATAAAGACCTAAGAAAAGTTTAAAGTAAATTTGGGTTTATATTCTTAAAGGATTagtcaatattattattgaaaattcatcgaaattattataaataacaaCGACTTCTCCCGTACTTCtgatttaaattgttttttatatcatttgtaatgatttaagaaaaagtACAACCGcttatatttttacatataaaaaagacTAATCAATGTTACAATTGGAACCTATTGAAATTATCATAAATCGCATGAGcttttttctcataaaaaaagttGGATTCATTTCCCAACCCTCTCATGTTAAAAATGAGTTATAAAAGTATATAGGTTTAGAGAGTTACTTAATTACTAGACTAATTTATTGTCCATTGAACTAGCTAATGATTCCATTGTAATACAACATCACAATGTTCTTATAACATGGACAATTGGATCTTAGGCTCAAACAAGAACGAGAACAGATGGGATAAGTAATTACTTTCATGCAATTCTTTGAAAGAAACTCACTACaggaaaaatgagtatttgtgataaattatttataacgaGAAGAACTATTTGTGACGaaaacaaacttattttaacaGGAAACAATCATTTCGTTGCAAATAACTGGTcataaataagcagttttcttgtagtgactttccaatgaaaaagaaaaaaagagtggaaataaatatgaacattGCAAAGGGAAAATCCAAGTTTCTAGGTTTTTACATACCATCATACTCATGTAAGACTTTAGTACTAAAAAAGATACATTAGTGgtgtttcctttttcttaatttgattAAGAATAGGAACTTTGAAGATAAAATGTTCATAGAAATAAAGGGTCTTGGgtccaaataataattataattataataataatattaaaaaggaTGATGTTGTAACCAATATGAACTTTAATTCTTTCCACCTTTATGTTGGTTTTTgcacacttaaaaaaataaatatgaggcTCCCAAAACAAGATGCTCTTCATATGCTAATATCTTGTATTAAATAATACAAGAAGAAGTAGACATTGGTGCTCTTTGTAGATATGGTGGAAGgagcttatattttttttaatacaaatattcTATTGACTAATTGGACCGATTACCcaatgctattaattaat
Protein-coding sequences here:
- the LOC109007142 gene encoding FCS-Like Zinc finger 14-like isoform X2, giving the protein MDNLPGKKRPTINLSLFTTLSESFAVDKSPNPSKSPRIFQGGVVGLGIVAAMTDLSPKAPDNFAVVSPRSAPIPIVSSAKAAANFRGPLNDGERGGDVDEMSESYTCVISHLGSNFVEKRIYFDDKLDAVVGDCCGATCVVSGRGVRMFSASPVNVDEFEREFWTADFLSTCYLCKKQLHGLDIFMYRGEKAFCSAECRDKHIRSDDYKEKRGSGALKPLDCSVSPCSGPRVFFTVVAAA
- the LOC109007142 gene encoding FCS-Like Zinc finger 14-like isoform X1, with amino-acid sequence MDNLPGKKRPTINLSLFTTLSESFAVDKSPNPSKSPRIFQGGVVGLGIVAAMTDLSPKAPDNFAVVSPRSAPIPIVSSAKAAANFRGPLNDGERGGDVDEMSESYTCVISHLGSNFVEKRIYFDDKLDAVVGDCCGATCVVSGRGVRMFSASPVNVDEFEREFWTADFLSTCYLCKKQLHGLDIFMYRFCSPHGCDAAIERGEKAFCSAECRDKHIRSDDYKEKRGSGALKPLDCSVSPCSGPRVFFTVVAAA